The segment ACATACAGCAGCGGATGACCTACATTTCTCACATAAGGAGCTCACTTATGCAAAAGCCTTATAGTCTTACTTTgcaggcttgttttttttttggtttcacgCAAATTGTGAGCTTAGCCCCaaaggctgaaaacaaacaaaggaaacgGCACGATGGATCGTGTTAGATTTCTCGGAGAGGGCTCCGATCCACGACGGTGtttgtaaacagacaaaaaaaagttgaagcTGGATGTAGTCGGCCGTGAGGGCCCCTCGGTTGGGGGAGGGGATGTTTTGGTGGGTGCATATAGGAGGACGTTGAAGACCGCAGGCAGCGCAGCGTAATCGTGGAGGAAATGGAGGGGGAAATTccacagaaacaaagcaaaccCACTCTATAGTTAGTGCACGCAAACGTTAATTACACCAAAGCGACAAATTAAAAGGTATGATCCGTCATGTGGAAGGTTCACAGTCTtgctgttgttaaaaaaaataccataaaCTGCTTTATGATCTAATAAAATTAATTCCATACGAGCACGAGGCGAATGGAAACAAAAGTGAGTGTGTGGTACTACCCCACGGGGCTCGCTGCTACTGAACTAGGCCAGCCGGGGCTCTTTTGTTGCTCGGGAAAACATCACAATCACCCACTATTGTGTCTGCGAGCTGAAAAGCAAGCGCGCCTCACTCCCCCTTGTTTGTGCTGAGCGAGCGGGGGCGGGGGGGAAGTGGAGAAATTGGTCCCGTTGACCACGACAGTTGTTATTGTAATTGCTTCGATACATCCGGTTTATCAGCACCATGTTTTCATCCCACAGAATATGGCTTCGGGCGGAAAGTATTTCTGTTACATCGAGTTTTGTTGCAGTCAAGTGGACTCCTGTCTGCTTACTTTGCCGTTTctctcaccccccctccctctgtttcctcCCATGTGCCCTCGTTTTTAAGAATAGGCCCTGTCGAGCTTATCCTTTCCCAGCTGCTCCGGGGTTTGTCGGTAGCTGCCTTTGTGGCTCGGTCCGACGCTGAAAGATCATCCAGCCCCTTGTGCTCTTTGGCGAGTGCCAGCCCCTCCATTAACTCAAACAGTGTCCAGCCTTCTGTGATAAGACAtggtgggaggagggggaggaaggggaagtGTAAGGGTGGGTGTGTTATTATCCTGTGGATGCATACAGGTGGCCTCCGGGCCCCCAAGCCTGAAAGCAGGCCTACTTCACTTACTTGTTTTTTATGGCCACAATGAAATCAATATAGATGGGGTAGGTTGTGATACAACTTTAAAACTATGCAGTATTCATAGAAAAATGAAGCCTTGTGGAATGAGCCACATTTCACATCCTGATACACCCAAAAATCTGTcggtcttgttttttttcttcctctcatcgTCTTGACCACTAAAATGCCTGAGGCATTCAGCGAGCGGCGTCACTCTGAATCACCGGTTTCACTGCTCTTTGAAAACTTCCACACCGACCAGacggagaaaaagagagagcggggggaaaaaagagaaaaataggaCCCGCTCCCTTTAAGAGGTGGAGTCTGACGTCCCAGATGGCTGGCTGGGGCTTTGACGCTTTtgatgttgggttttttttttttgttcagccAGTCACGGTAGACTTTGTGACAGTGATGACGGCCAGAGGAGGGATTGAGCAATCCAATGGCCCTTCCTTTGTCACGTAGGGCCGAGGTGCCGCTGGCCGCCTGTTTATGGCCTGCTTATCAGGCCTGTAACAGGTggtgatgtttttctttcctttcttgcCCTGCCCTGTACTTTAAGTACACAatggtgatttttaaaaaaaaatctatttaaatgaGATATAGgctaaatctaaacatttatagaacattttattacaaaaaaagttacataagaAGGATGagttaacatgtttttcttcattatgtgtttgatttatttcaagTCAGATCTTTTTATAACTCAAGTTGCCTCCTGGCAAAAAGTAGCACACAAGATTAAAATCTACTCCTCTTAATCATTCGGCTTTATTCTTGTTTAACACTCAGAGACAACCCAGATGTAAACCCAGTCAAATGGCGGACTGTAAtggtttattttatgatttaaatcTATCTTAACCTTTAGACAGATCATTTGTTTTGACTATAATACACAAGGATCTGTCATGCGTCGGATCTTTTAAACACATGGGTTTTTATACCCCGTTTATGACGTTCATATCTTCACATAAACAGTTTGGACAGCCACAACATGTTTATTATCTGTCACAAAGTACAGTCTGTCTACTTGCTGCTCCAACCTTTGATCAGCTGTCTGTAGTCCAGTGTTTCTCCAGTGCTGCTCAGCACGTAAAACCACTTTTATATTTGTACAAGTCCTCTGCTAGTGATCACTCCAAGGCTAAACTCGCTCTCCATcctttccctttctgtctctacAGAGCAATATAAGCACCACTGGTTCCCAGACAGGCCCTGCAAGGGTTCAGGTTACCGCTGCATCCGTATCAACCACAAGATGGACCCACTGGTGGGGCAGGCGGGCCAGCGCATCGGCCTGACCATCCAGCAACTCTACCTGCTGCTGCCCAGTGAGCTCACGCTGTGGGTGGACCCCTTCGAAGTGTCCTACCGCATCGGCGAGGACGGCTCCATCTGCGTCCTGTACGAGTCGCAGCCCTGCCCCCCAGGAATGCCGGCAATGGCCGCCGCCGGCTCCCCCTCAGGAAACAGCGGGCCGATGGGCCCCATGGTGGACAGTCACATCAGCTGCAAGGAGGAACTGATGGTGCTGGGCAGAACCAGTCCCTCCAAAGCCTACAACATGATGACTGTGTCCAGCTAAAAAGGGGGCACACTGTCACACCCCCGTCTCCCGGCCTACTTTTGTTCAGGGTCACGCCGTGGCTGGCCATATCATATGACCAGATCAGGgtgagcctttttttaaaaagctaagaatatgaaatgaaatagtgaaagaagaaaaaagcaaaagagaaaaaaaaagcagaggatGTGGCCTGTCGTCCAGGTGATGGAAACCTTGTAGGTTTGATATTTTTTACCCCCTCTCCCCATTCTCATCTGTTCTGTTGTGTCATTGGATCAGCTGGGCACTCCGTTTTCTAGGAGAGGCTTTGTGGAAATGGAACTGTTGGGGCAGctaaaccaaccaaccaaccaactaaccagGAACCCCCATGGAGACTGGCTCCTCCTAtccttccccccctccctcgaCTGTAAACAACATGGTGATCAGCTCCATCTCCGAATGGGCTGTCATTGACTTTGCACTTTTCTTACTCGTGGTTACTATGGGTACATGTTCAACACGCCAccgcaaaaaaaaacaaaaaaaaaacaccaacacctAAATTGTAAGGAGTTTTTACCAGGAATCGTTCCCTcgagttttaaaaaaatccagagGTTACTCAATTTGCCgtctttgcattttgttttcgtTTCCTGTGAGGGGCAGGGGAGATATTTTTAAGAACAAGCCTTTCACAAATCCAAGCTCAAGGTAAAGAAACCCCTCCCAATGAGAGCATCTCTATTTTCTATAACAAAAACAACCCCTTTTGGACCACAGGGAATTTTCTTTATCTTGTagctggaacaacaacaacaaaaaaaaggctttcCATCTTTAActtctcccctcccctctttctgcCATCAACACCGAgcttcagaaagaaaaaaaaaaaccctcatcTCAACCGTCTCTCGGCCTGCATGTAAGTGCAAGTGGAATGTGTTGTTGACACCTGTTACCTATGGATACCAGCGTGTCCTGTTGCACTGTCGCCCTCCCATCACCCATGTATGTGTAGCTTtccagaggagggggagggcaGGAGGAATATCCGTCTCCGAacctcccccctcccttttttttttttttttgttaaatgaatgttgttgaaattcacaatcaagttcctgtgttgttgttgttgctgttgtagtttttgcccccttttttttaaccttccaCCACTTTGTCATCTCCCGCATCACCAAAATTCAAAGTGTAgcataaaaaaagggggggcctgtttttaaaaacccaAATCTTTGGTCGTGCGGCCCTGTTAAGAGTTGACATTGAATGCACTTTGACGTTAGATTGTGTGGGATGAGAGAAAATCGCCTGCATTCCATCCATTCAGATGTCATCTTTTCACACCGTTTTTATTGCCctcctcgtttttttttgtttttaagccgTTTGTTCATACTGTAGCTCCCACGTTAGACTTTAACGTCTATTGGATCGGGAGTTTACAACTCTGGATTTCAaacccaattttttttttttttttacactgtatttGTGAACATTTCAGAGCTGTTGATTCTTAGGTGGAGAGTATTTTTTTTGGTGGTATGTTAGAAACATTCTGTCATCCGTTCACATGGCACTGTTCGCTCTGGCAGGATGCAGAGCTAAGCTGTTTCCcccctcagacacacacacacacacacacacacacacacacacggtgattTGTGTTGCCGATAGAGAAAGAAAGTTAGTCTTGAAAGGTCTGGACTAAGTGATGACTGTGTGAGACTTTGGCCAAAGGGAGGTCTGGAGCGCCGACTGTTCAGAGATTAATTTTTAacttgattttaaaaagcaaacaaacaaacaaaaaacaacaccgGGCCTTGTCAGCCTTCTGTTTTCATTGATTTCAACGGGAGAGACTTCTCCTTATGTGTGCATTGGAGGTGCATTGCCTTACGGAGACCTCATTGTCATGAATTATGAGccatttgtgatttttaaaaactaaaatcagGCTTATAGTGAGCCAGCCTGGTTCAATGTGCTGCCTGGACCCTCACTGGAGGTGTTCCCCCTTTTCCAGCCTGGCAGCTTCAcctccctcacctcacctcctccaggtgttgtttttttcttttgggagggtggggagggggaggtTTTAGAGTGCCTCAAATGCCACATATCACCCCCTCAGCTCAGACCTCCTGTTCAGCCAAAAGCAAGCCAGCACGCTGCTAGCTGACCCCCTGTGGATGCAGGTAGACTTAATGTGACACATATCATCGTCCATCACCGTAAGGGAGCTGGGTAAGGAAGGCAGGGACCGTGGGGAGCTGGTGTGAGAGAGGTAAGGGGGGGGCCAGGGCCGGACACCTTTTGTCCAGGGCAGCTAAAATCCCTccagcccccctcctcctctggacTTTATTAAACATCCCCCACCCTGACCAGAAGCCCTCAACCCTCCCTGAGCAgtgatggataaaaaaaaaaacaacacaaaacaaaccagcaCACGCGCTTGGCGTGCTCAAGCTGCACTAGGGGGGGCTAGTGAGAGACGAGGAAACATGGATCAAAAGATGAAGAATTGAGGGTACTAGgccattgttttctgtttttcatctcaCTGGATTGCGCTGCACTTGATTTACTGAGTTTGAGTAGCGACTTTGTTTACATACATATGAAAGGATGTGATGGCTGTCTGACGTACCCCCACTTCACTCCCGGGTTCTGGTGCCCCGAGAGGCAGAACAGACGCAGGCACGGGGCTTTTCGAGCGTCGCTCGAGCCTTTAGCCGGCTGTCCAAAATCTGTCACGGCAGGCCTGGTTTTTTCACCGCTCCTCGCCAGACCAATGGGTGTTTAAGCTCCCCTAAGCCTGAGAGGATCATGGGTAATAGAGCTATATCCTTTGACGCACTGCAACCCCCTTAACCCCCCTCCCCTGCTCTCTGCTGATACTCCCTTCAGCAATCTGTGAAAAGCAGTGATTCCATGTTGGCCAGATGGAGAGGAGCTCGCTGGGATGGGAGCCCGGAGCTTCGGTTTCCATGGTGGACACCAGTTTTTAAATCGCGCTGCTCCATTATAGCTTTTTTTGAAATGTCATGTTATGAGATTGGTCTATATTTCGGACGTGAGATAATCGTCTCGTCTCACTTTTTCCTCTATATGTACTTAAATGGTCACACTGGtagattttgttttcatctttccacTCTGCCATCCACATTCTCTcctttgtttttaaagtctgGTGATCTAACCCACTTTTAACAGAcgtttttaaaatttaaaaaatatatatatatgaaatccccccctcccccttcaaCACCTTCTCAACtctactaccaccaccacccgaAATGGTTTAAGTCCTCAGTAATGTTGATTATATAAATGGCATCCATTCAGCTTGTGCGCACATAGGTTACAAGAAATGTCGTGAGAGTGCTTCGAGTAGTCAAGAGGTAAAATAGCACATAAAATGCACTAAATATGTCAAgttgaagttgtgacattttcttttttttcttcaaatgaGACGCGAGGAGTCTCTCCTGGAATGTATTGCCAAACTCAGGCCTCGGACATTCAATAAATACCCTTGTGGAAAAGTTGTGCATGTTAAGACATGAAGCAGGAAGGGAACAGCAGTTTCGTTGTTGTTTATCGTcgaaaaaaactttaaaaaattgtcatttttgatTAGTTGAATTATTGCCACTTTCACATTTGAGGTGTTTTTACATATTGTAGAATGTATTGTAACTGTACAACAAATGGTAGagtacataacattacacatgGGAAGTGCCAATAATTGCTATCCTGAGGTGTTTTTAGAtgtattccttttttttgtatttcatcttTTAACATGGATAACGCTTTTTCGTAAGTGAAGCCATTTGTGATGGGAGTGTTGGCAAGGACCAAAGttgttttggtaaaaaaaaaatattagtttcCATGATCTGTAAGTGTAGAcgtatccttttgttttttttcttctttttctattttgtttctctattttttttttttttctatttacctacaaaaccagaaaatagacaaaaaaatctGAGCTTACCCAAGAAGAAAAGCTGTCTATCTTGTGATCTCATGTCAGTACATCTTTATCGTGTTCAGTTTCTTTTCCTTGGGTATGTTGTGATGAACTGCTGTAAATTTGTACAGTTCATGTAAATTGATTGTGCGGAAGTTGTACAGATTTCTATATTTTggaagaaaagttttttttctctgtaataAAAGATTTCCTATCTTGGCATCATATCCCCTGTGATCTGCGTCATTATTTACTCAGTCTACATTAGTTATTAAATTCACAGTCTTATGTTTTTTTACCTGAAGGAAGATCTTAGTCTGTATCTTTTTACATAAAGCACTACAGAAACCTAAATGCTGATGTGGCCCTGCTGGGGCCCAGATTGGAATTTGACCTTCCAAGTCTTAGAGGACTGACTGGGCCATCTGTGCCAAAAGGACTGGAGAGGAGATCAAGTCAGCAATTCTTCTGCCGCAATAACATTTGTCCCTCTCTTGGGACAGTACGCTGCACTTTGTGTGTATGAAGAGCTTTAAGGTCACACTTTTCTATAAGCGCATTATCTTACTGCACAGCTGAGATTTGATAAAGAAACGGCACCGTAATATGTTTAAACCGTGAAGCACAAACATGCAAGAGGAGAAAATTGGCTTCACCGAGGGACTGGATGTCAGTAATGTTGATGAAGCTCCGTATTTTGGGAGTAAAAGTGGAACATTTCATAAGCCCCCTTTTTCGCTGCTTTTCCTTAAAAGGGCCGTTGCCTGCTCCGAACGACAAATCCAGTCACTGCCATTCCCAAGTGCTCGTGACGTTTTTTGGAATAAAACTCAGTGTTCCAATCTCTGTCCAAACGGAGCTTCCGGTGCTTCCGCCTCCTTTTAAACGATAGGATTTGACAGATGGTACCGTTAGCGAGGATTCTCTCAGAAACTCTGCTAACTCTGCCAGGGCACCGATATGCACAATACCGGCTGCACCCGAACCAGCTGACTCTGCAAAACCGAGAGTTTGGATTAAGACTGCAATCCTTTGCAGCACTCTGAATCCCCCAGGTTGCTTAGCAGCAggcggaaaaagaaaaacatttggctCGTtttgacacacagacaaaggaaGGGAACGAGAAGAGCTGGTTTAGCAGGAGCCGAGGGCGTCGGGGGGGAGCGGAGGGCACGGAGAGGGAAGGTGACTGAGCTTGTGGTTAAAGTCGGGCTTTACCTCTCCAAACACTGGCTCGCAAGAGGCCTCAGCAGCTGGGGAGTGTGGGTATTGTAGTAGTGTGTC is part of the Larimichthys crocea isolate SSNF chromosome XX, L_crocea_2.0, whole genome shotgun sequence genome and harbors:
- the btg1 gene encoding protein BTG1, translating into MHTLCARGTMKPEINAAVGFLSRFLRVKGHVNDRQVQTFSQSLQDILAEQYKHHWFPDRPCKGSGYRCIRINHKMDPLVGQAGQRIGLTIQQLYLLLPSELTLWVDPFEVSYRIGEDGSICVLYESQPCPPGMPAMAAAGSPSGNSGPMGPMVDSHISCKEELMVLGRTSPSKAYNMMTVSS